CGGCCTCAATGGCACCCACATCCCGGCGTTCGCCCTCGTGAATCCCGCCTCCGTCGCCGGGGACCAGTCGCCCGTCGCCAGGGTCTTCGCCTATCGCAACGACGCCGAATTCAATTTCGACGATGTCGCCCTCGCCGTGAGCAGCCGCAACGGCAACATCTTCTTTGTCGCCGAATACGCCTTCCCCGGCGAAGGCGAAGGCGTGGTCGGCGCGCTCTTCGACGCCGAAGACAACCTCCTCACCCCCGGCGAACAACGCCTCGACATCCTCCAACCCATCGGCGACGAGGATGATCCGGACGCCATCTACCTCCCCGAACAGGACGCCTTCCTCTACCTCACCAACACCGACGGCTCCAACGGCTCCGACTGGCCCTTCAACAACCGCATCGTCGGCGCCGTGGTCGATGCTGCCCCCGACAGCCAGGGCCGGCTGGTCACCCGCCCCGAAGCCTTCCTGTCCGACGGCCTCCCGGAAGGCACCCCCGAAGGCCATCCGGCCGCCCTCCTCAACCCCTTCAACGGCGAACTCCTCGTCGCCTACGACTGGGGCAACGGCACCGCCAACGGTCAGGTCGCCTTTAATTCCATCGGACCCGCTCCCACCTACGCCTTCACCCAGGTCCGCCCCGAGGTCCATTATCTCCAGGGCGTCAGCGGCAATCCCTTCAATCATCAGCATCCCCAGCTCGCCGCCGATCCCGAACGCGGTGTCATCGTCGTCGGCTTCAATTCCACCGGCAGTTCCATCGGCCTGCCGTCCGCCTACGTCTTCACCCTCCTCGGTCCGGACGGGCAACCCCTCCCAAGCCAGTTGGGTGCCCCCTACTTCCTCGCCGACGCCCGGGGCGGCCTCGGCAACAGCGTGAACTTCCACAACCTGAAGTTCTCACCGCCCAGCGGCTCGTTCGTCGCCGCCTACACCACCGGCACCCCCACCACCACCTACCTCGCCGCGCTCCAGATCACCTCGAATCACCTCGCCTCCGACACCCCGCCCACCCTGGCGGTGCGTCGCGCCGGCAGCGACCTCGAGATCTCCTGGCCCACCGCCGCCGGCTTCCAGCTCCAGGCCTCCCCGGCCCTCGGCGCTGCCGCCGCCTGGACCAACGTCGCCAACCCTGTCGTCTCCGAAGGCGGCTCCAGCCGCGTCACGGTAACCCCGTCCGCCGCCGCCCAGTACTTCCGCCTCCTCCGACTCTAGCCGCACCCTTGCTGGCCGCACCGGGCGTCGTCCGCACCCGCGGACGACGCCCTTTTCGTTCCCCGCACCGCCGCCCACCATTTGCTTGCCTGCCCGCCTCATCCGCGGTGGGCTGTCATCACCCTCGTGCCATGAAACCCCTCCCAACCCTCGCCTCTGCCGCCTTCATCGCTCTCGCCCTCCTCGTGCCCGCATCCGCAGCGCCATGGGAACTCGTCTGGGCCGATGAGTTCGATCAACCCGGCCTCCCAGACCCGGCCAGGTGGGATTACGAGGTCGGCTTCATCCGCAATCGCGAAGCCCAGTTCTACACCCGCGCCCGCCCCGAAAATGCCCGCGTCGAAAACGGCCACCTCGTCATCGAGGCCCGCCAGGAGGATTGGCCCAATCCCGATTTTCAAGCCGGAGCCGCCGGCCCGTGGCGCCGCAGCCGCGCCGCCGCCGAATTCACGTCCGCCAGTCTTGTGACCCTCGGCAAGGCGGCCTGGACCTACGGTCGCATCGAGGTCCGCGCCCAACTCCCCTCCGCCCGTGGCACCTGGCCCGCCATCTGGATGCTCGGCACCAACATCCGCGAGGTCGGCTGGCCCGCCTGCGGCGAAATCGACATCATGGAGTTCGTCGGCTACGACCCCGGCGTCGTCCACGCCAACATCCACACCAGGTCCTACAATCACATCCAGCGCACCGCCAAGGGCGCCCGCCTCCCCCTCCCCACCGCCTCCGATGCCTTCCACGTCTATGCCGTCGAGTGGTTCCCCGACCGCCTCGACTTCTACGTCGATGACCACAAGTTCTTCTCCTTCGCCAACGAGGGCACCGGCTCCGATGCCTGGCCCTTCAACCGCGATCACTACCTCATCCTCAACCTCGCCATCGGCGGAGATTGGGGCGGCCAGCGCGGCATCGACTCCGAAGCCTTCCCCCAGCGCTTCCTCATCGACTACGTCCGCGTCTATCGCACCCCCGCCGCCAGTGCCCCCTGATCCCCCGGGGGGCGGAAGACAGAAAGCAGAAAGCAGAAAGCGGAAGACGGAGAACAGAGGACCGTCCACGAACTCTCTCCCTCCGCCCTCCATTTCCTAGACAAGTCAGCC
Above is a genomic segment from Verrucomicrobiia bacterium containing:
- a CDS encoding glycoside hydrolase family 16 protein, coding for MKPLPTLASAAFIALALLVPASAAPWELVWADEFDQPGLPDPARWDYEVGFIRNREAQFYTRARPENARVENGHLVIEARQEDWPNPDFQAGAAGPWRRSRAAAEFTSASLVTLGKAAWTYGRIEVRAQLPSARGTWPAIWMLGTNIREVGWPACGEIDIMEFVGYDPGVVHANIHTRSYNHIQRTAKGARLPLPTASDAFHVYAVEWFPDRLDFYVDDHKFFSFANEGTGSDAWPFNRDHYLILNLAIGGDWGGQRGIDSEAFPQRFLIDYVRVYRTPAASAP